In the genome of Chrysoperla carnea chromosome 5, inChrCarn1.1, whole genome shotgun sequence, the window CTCCAAAGTTCCGCGAAGTCGAGAGATAAACCAGAAAGtcaatagttattaaaattaatttaattatatctcACCGAAAAACTGAACTCTGGAGGATTTATGCGATAAAAACTATTCGGCCGGGAGTCGACAAAAACTACACAATTTCTGGTGCCTCTCCTCCCGATCAAATCTGAAGAAGTGTAAGATCTGAGAAAGGTtcggataaaatattaaacaaacgtGGCTTCGAAAAAAGAGGAATTGTCCTCTTTTCATGACAAATCAATCGTTTTAACTGAGAGTCTGTAGAGATCGTTCCTTGTGAGAGTTTTTTGCTAATAAACAATGCAatcaattaaaaagtttctgTCATATAGAAAATTAAGTATGATTATCGTATGTTAATTTCATATTATGGTCTGAGAAGATAATgtactattattttatgtatattatacataGCATCAGTAATCCCTCGTCGTCTGAGAGCTActgatttttctttaaaatattttatatttgtagtacaattacaataacatttttttttattattatgtaatctACTTATTAcgtttattaagtatttttatttttaagtattttataccTAACAATGatcaatgaaatttaaaaatggcgCTTGTTGCAGAATTTTTAtaggtacaaaaataaaaatgcgaaattttttttgaaaggaaatgaaaaaatatattctcccTCAAATTGGGATGAAGTTTTCTTTAAGGGAGAGACTTATaatgaatttcttttaatttcaaatccCTGTATATTTGAAAGATTATTAGAATCtagtttgtattatttaattatatggtTCAATCTGTACACATtcgtaaaatgtttatttttatgaggTTATGTTTCAGAACtgtcaaaaatcaaatatttattaatttctattttctattaaatgatTCATAGTTTATTATTGCGACTATTGCTTCGCTTTGGAATAAAGTCAGACGATCATTCTACGGTAAAAACCGCGAGAAAATATTAGAAccgtttttaaattatcacGTGATCAAATGTCATCTTCGTTGGTTGATACAtaaccttaaaaaaatcaatatttagcGCCAATGTGTcagtaacaaaaattaaaaacctttttgaaacaaatttaagaTGGAATATCaagttttttgttgaatttgaaAGCAAAAAGATTATGTTTCGTtaagtaaaaatgaattttgaattcTTGATACACCAACTTAAGGCCAAACAACTTTGATTTTAACGAACACATGCACCCGTACATTGTCAAGTATTCCAGGccataataacttttttaaatggcaCAAATATTGCATGATCCGGTTCactgcaaaaaaaaacaacactaaATTAATTTGAGAACTTCTTTATATGGAATTGACACTTACCAATCAAAAAATCGTTTTCCTTGATATGACCCATCACTATTCCCTGTAGGCGTAGCTAATTCTACGCCAATGTATGCGGTGTTTATTGATGAACTATCATCGATTAAAATACCCACGTGTCGAACCCTTCCACCACGAACTCGACCTTCAGGTCCAATCACCTTTACCCAATGACCAAGTCGTAAATCTCTTGGAATACGTGGTAAGTATGGAGTAGCTCCCGCAGGCGGATCAGTTTCTACGTTttaaattgcattatttttcaggtaaaaatagaaaaatattcgtATACTAACCTCGAACAGGATCTGGAGCGGATGCTCGACGAACACGAGATCGTTCCGTCTTCCAATCTTCACAAGTGTGTCCCATGGGGCCTCCACTCACCATACAATCAATTGATCGCCGCAAAAAGTGTTCGGCCTCTTCGACAAGTGAATCTGTTGAATCACCTCCACTATCGTAACTATCGCTACGTAAATCAGGTAGAGAATGATTTGTACGTGAATTACAGCGCAAATTTGTATCTTCAAAAGTGACACGAGATCGTGTTTTATTACGTTGTCCGAAGCCCCATTGTGAAGTTGGTCGTGAATAACTTCGGCCAAAACTATAACGACTTGATGTTGAATCGATTGAACGTTGAACATGTGGCACGGAACGACTTCGATGATGTCGCGTTGGTGAAGTTGGAACTGATCCAAATGTTGGCCTAGAACCTGAAGTTTATGGTTCGattatttaactataaaaatttttttttcatttaagttaTCCTAAGAATATATTGATCATTAACTATAAACCCTTCccaacatttaattaataaaaatagaaaaacttacTGTAAGAAAATCGAGCCCTCGAACTACCATCAAACGATTGCGGAACATTTGACCGCCAATAATTATTATGACGTCCAATATCATACTGACTTGGTGATGTTATAGAAGTTAACGAGCCACGGTAACGATTCATACCATGCATACTGCTATCGAAACGGCTGGATCCAAAATTTGAATAGTCACTTGGTGaataatatttaccaaaatttggCGATGTTAAAATGTCTGACGTATCATATTTTCTATGTGCTTCTGGTGTGCGTAAATATTGTCCACGTGTATGGTATGTTGATGGtggtatattttcaatttcctcTTGGCACAAATGATCCGCAGATCTTGATAATTCTGGCACCatacttgtaaaatttatatccgATAACAATACCCGGCGTGCTTCTTGCGTTTTCTCTGATAGTCGTATTTTTGGCTGTTGATAAATTGGTAACGCAAATTTTGAAGGTAGCGTTGTAAAATTATGAGCAACTTTATGTGCTAGATAACTTTCCGATTTCCATGGACATGGCAACGCTGAAATATCAGTTTGTGCTTCCGATTCAGTTTTTAACGcacttttttcgtttaaaattggTCTTATTGATGAACTTTGAAATGAATTTCTAGTTCGGTAATATTTGCGAGCTCCGGACGTGGAAGCTGGAGTAGGTTGAATTGTTgctttcataaaattatcacGATAAATTACTGGTCGATAAGCTAATGGATTTGGACATGTATTGCGTCTACTTGCTAAATTTGGCATTTCAGAATCGTCAAGAACACCGCACTTTGAAATATCCGTTTCAACGAGTACGGAGCATTGTGAccacattttttgtaattttttctctttttcatCAAATTGATCGAAACTTTCATCTTTTTCAAATGATCTATCGATAAATGAATCTTGACTTTCGATACTACGTTGTTTACTGATATCACTTCCGGGACCCCTCGGACCTAGCACAtctaaattatctttattatccGTGACAAAAACATCGTCATCAGAATTTTCGGCAGTACCACCACCATTTATATCCCCGGAATCAAAATCAGCggttttataatttactaaaatagGAGTATCCGTATCACTTTCCTTACTTTGTTCCGGTTCGGTTATCGAAACTAAATCCTCTTGTAGCGGACCCAATTCCTTTGTTTCTTcagttgtaaatattaattcaatgtCATCAACTTCTTCGCTCTCATTTTCAGAATCATTTTTAGGTGGGGCCACATTTTCATTATCACTAAAAACAGAATTATCACCTTCCGAATAAGATTTTAAACTTAGATTTTCTAAATCTCTTTCGATACTTAAATTCGATTTGGATTGATTTGATTGTTGAAATTCTAATGATTTTTCTGATTTGTCTGTATCAGGTAATTCAATTGTTGGGATGCTATTTAATTCTGGACGTCGTGGAGTGGGAATATCTTCAGAGGGTGTTgtagcatttttatttaaatttggcgATGTTAACTCGTTTGTACCCGCCAtacaaatttgttcatttgatGAATCTTCGTTTTGGATAATTTTACGACGTAATATATGATTTTCTATCGATAATTTCTCGATTGCGTCTCGATACTCGGCACGATGCTTGATTTTATCACGTAATCGTGATAGTTCAACTTGTGAATTTTCTAAAGCGGCACGTAATGAGACAACAGTTTGATGTAGCGCGCGTACTGTGTCTAGACCAACTGTATTGGGTAATATTTGACCGATTGTTGATGTAACAACTGCTGTAT includes:
- the LOC123299626 gene encoding uncharacterized protein LOC123299626, which gives rise to MDISNFNNNNQSTNTAVVTSTIGQILPNTVGLDTVRALHQTVVSLRAALENSQVELSRLRDKIKHRAEYRDAIEKLSIENHILRRKIIQNEDSSNEQICMAGTNELTSPNLNKNATTPSEDIPTPRRPELNSIPTIELPDTDKSEKSLEFQQSNQSKSNLSIERDLENLSLKSYSEGDNSVFSDNENVAPPKNDSENESEEVDDIELIFTTEETKELGPLQEDLVSITEPEQSKESDTDTPILVNYKTADFDSGDINGGGTAENSDDDVFVTDNKDNLDVLGPRGPGSDISKQRSIESQDSFIDRSFEKDESFDQFDEKEKKLQKMWSQCSVLVETDISKCGVLDDSEMPNLASRRNTCPNPLAYRPVIYRDNFMKATIQPTPASTSGARKYYRTRNSFQSSSIRPILNEKSALKTESEAQTDISALPCPWKSESYLAHKVAHNFTTLPSKFALPIYQQPKIRLSEKTQEARRVLLSDINFTSMVPELSRSADHLCQEEIENIPPSTYHTRGQYLRTPEAHRKYDTSDILTSPNFGKYYSPSDYSNFGSSRFDSSMHGMNRYRGSLTSITSPSQYDIGRHNNYWRSNVPQSFDGSSRARFSYSSRPTFGSVPTSPTRHHRSRSVPHVQRSIDSTSSRYSFGRSYSRPTSQWGFGQRNKTRSRVTFEDTNLRCNSRTNHSLPDLRSDSYDSGGDSTDSLVEEAEHFLRRSIDCMVSGGPMGHTCEDWKTERSRVRRASAPDPVRETDPPAGATPYLPRIPRDLRLGHWVKVIGPEGRVRGGRVRHVGILIDDSSSINTAYIGVELATPTGNSDGSYQGKRFFDCEPDHAIFVPFKKVIMAWNT